From the Streptomyces pluripotens genome, one window contains:
- a CDS encoding HAD family hydrolase: protein MTSTVPAPRTFPRAPGPARAETPMTEGLALQAVLLDMDGTLVDTEGFWWDVEVAVFASLGHALDESWRHVVVGGPMTRSAGFLIEATGADITLAELAVLLNDGFEERIGHTLPLMPGATRLLAELHEHGVPTALVSASHRRIIDRVLTVLGSHHFALSIAGDEVSRTKPHPDPYLLAAAGLGAEPTRCAVVEDTATGVAAAEAAGCRVVAVPSVAPIAPSEGRTVVPSLEEVNLAFLHGLMTDMF, encoded by the coding sequence ATGACCAGCACGGTCCCCGCGCCCAGAACCTTTCCCCGGGCCCCTGGCCCCGCTCGGGCGGAGACGCCGATGACCGAAGGCCTCGCGCTGCAGGCGGTGCTCCTCGACATGGACGGGACCCTGGTGGACACCGAGGGTTTCTGGTGGGACGTCGAGGTGGCCGTTTTCGCCTCCCTCGGCCACGCGTTGGACGAGTCCTGGCGGCACGTCGTGGTCGGCGGACCCATGACCCGCAGCGCCGGCTTCCTCATCGAGGCCACCGGCGCCGACATCACCCTCGCCGAACTCGCCGTGCTGCTCAACGACGGTTTCGAGGAACGCATCGGCCACACGCTGCCGCTGATGCCCGGCGCAACCCGTCTGCTCGCCGAACTCCACGAGCACGGCGTCCCCACGGCCCTGGTGTCCGCTTCCCACCGGCGCATCATCGACCGAGTGCTGACCGTGCTCGGTTCGCACCACTTCGCCCTGTCCATCGCTGGTGACGAGGTCTCGCGCACCAAGCCCCACCCCGACCCGTACCTGCTCGCAGCCGCGGGGCTCGGTGCCGAGCCCACCAGGTGCGCCGTGGTCGAGGACACCGCGACCGGCGTCGCCGCCGCCGAGGCAGCAGGCTGCCGTGTGGTAGCCGTACCCTCCGTCGCCCCCATCGCCCCGTCCGAGGGGCGCACCGTGGTCCCCTCCCTGGAAGAGGTCAACCTCGCTTTTCTGCACGGCCTGATGACGGACATGTTCTAG
- the metH gene encoding methionine synthase encodes MASLPTSRSADSRARASALREALATRVVVADGAMGTMLQAQEPSLDDFQQLEGCNEILNLTRPDIVRSVHEAYFAVGVDCVETNTFGANHSALGEYDIPDRVHELSEAGARVAREAADEFTARDGRQRWVLGSMGPGTKLPTLGHVPYTTLRDAYQRNAEGLVAGGADALLVETTQDLLQTKAAVLGARRGLTALGLDLPVIVSVTVETTGTMLLGSEIGAALTALEPLGIDMIGLNCATGPAEMSEHLRHLAHHARIPLSCMPNAGLPVLGKDGAHYPLTASELADAQETFVGEYGLSLVGGCCGTTPEHLRQVVERVRDVTVPVRSPRPEPGAASLYQSVPFRQDTSYLAIGERTNANGSKRFREAMLEARWDDCVEMAREQIREGAHMLDLCVDYVGRDGVADMEELAGRFATASTLPVVLDSTEVEVIRAGLEKLGGRAVINSVNYEDGDGPGSRFAQVTELAREHGAALIALTIDEEGQARTAQKKVEIAERLIADLTGNWGIREEDVLVDTLTFTICTGQEESRGDGMATIEAIRELKRRHPAVQTTLGLSNISFGLNPAARILLNSVFLDECVKAGLDSAIVHASKILPIARFDAEQVDTALDLIYDRRREGYDPLQKLMGLFEGATAKSLRAGKAEELAALPLEERLKRRIVDGERKGLESDLDAALRTRPALDIVNETLLDGMKVVGELFGSGRMQLPFVLQSAEVMKAAVAYLEPHMEKSDSAGKGTIVLATVRGDVHDIGKNLVDIILSNNGYHVVNLGIKQPVSAIVEAAEEHRADVIGMSGLLVKSTVIMKENLQELNQRGLAARFPVILGGAALTRAYVEQDLHEVYDGEVRYARDAFEGLSLMDALIGVKRGVPGAKLPELRQRRVRPSAAAAVVEGAEPAREGHVRSDVVTDNPVPVPPFWGTRIVKGIQLREYASWLDEGALFKGQWGLKQARTGEGPSYEDLVEGEGRPRLRGLLDRLHSDNLLEAAVVYGYFPCVSKDDDLIILDEAGHERTRFTFPRQRRGRRLCLADFFRPEESGETDVVGLQVVTVGSRIGEETARLFASNAYRDYLELHGLSVQLAEALAEYWHARVRAELGFAGQDPAAIEDMFALKYRGARFSLGYGACPDLEDRAKIADLLEPERIGVHLSEEFQLHPEQSTDAIVLHHPEAKYFNAR; translated from the coding sequence ATGGCGTCGTTGCCAACGTCCCGTTCCGCCGACAGCCGGGCCCGTGCGTCCGCGCTCCGAGAGGCACTCGCCACGCGTGTGGTGGTCGCCGACGGGGCCATGGGCACGATGCTCCAGGCCCAGGAGCCGAGCCTCGACGACTTCCAGCAGCTTGAGGGCTGCAACGAGATCCTCAACCTCACTCGTCCGGACATCGTGCGTTCCGTGCACGAGGCGTACTTCGCGGTGGGTGTCGACTGCGTGGAGACGAACACGTTCGGCGCCAATCACTCGGCGCTGGGCGAGTATGACATCCCCGACCGGGTGCACGAGCTGTCCGAGGCCGGTGCCCGGGTGGCACGGGAGGCAGCAGACGAGTTCACCGCGCGTGACGGCCGGCAGCGGTGGGTGCTGGGGTCGATGGGGCCGGGCACCAAACTGCCCACCCTGGGGCATGTCCCGTACACGACCTTGCGCGACGCCTACCAGCGCAACGCGGAGGGTCTGGTCGCCGGCGGCGCGGACGCGTTGCTGGTGGAGACCACCCAGGACCTGCTGCAGACCAAGGCGGCCGTACTCGGGGCCCGGCGCGGACTGACGGCTCTGGGACTGGACCTACCGGTGATCGTGTCGGTGACGGTGGAGACGACCGGCACCATGCTGCTGGGCTCGGAGATCGGTGCCGCGCTGACCGCGCTGGAGCCGCTGGGCATCGACATGATCGGACTGAACTGCGCCACGGGTCCGGCGGAGATGAGCGAGCACCTGCGCCATCTGGCCCATCATGCCCGGATTCCGCTGTCGTGCATGCCCAATGCGGGCCTGCCGGTGCTCGGCAAGGACGGTGCGCACTATCCGCTGACCGCGTCCGAGCTGGCGGACGCGCAGGAGACGTTCGTGGGTGAGTACGGCCTGTCGTTGGTGGGTGGTTGCTGCGGGACGACGCCGGAGCATCTGCGGCAGGTGGTGGAGCGGGTGCGGGACGTGACCGTACCGGTGCGCAGCCCGCGCCCGGAGCCCGGTGCGGCTTCGCTGTATCAGTCGGTGCCGTTCCGGCAGGACACGTCCTACCTGGCGATCGGTGAGCGGACGAACGCCAACGGGTCGAAGAGGTTCCGCGAGGCGATGCTGGAGGCCCGCTGGGACGACTGCGTGGAGATGGCGCGGGAACAGATCCGTGAGGGCGCACACATGCTGGATCTGTGTGTGGACTATGTCGGCCGGGACGGCGTGGCGGACATGGAGGAGCTGGCCGGCCGGTTCGCAACCGCTTCGACGCTTCCGGTGGTGCTGGATTCCACGGAGGTGGAGGTCATCCGGGCGGGGCTGGAGAAACTGGGCGGCCGTGCGGTGATCAATTCGGTGAACTACGAGGACGGTGATGGTCCCGGTTCCCGGTTCGCGCAGGTGACGGAGCTGGCGAGGGAGCACGGTGCGGCACTGATCGCCTTGACGATCGACGAGGAGGGGCAGGCCCGTACCGCGCAGAAGAAGGTGGAGATCGCCGAACGACTGATCGCGGATCTGACGGGGAACTGGGGAATCCGCGAGGAGGACGTCCTCGTGGATACGCTGACGTTCACCATCTGCACCGGACAGGAGGAGTCGCGCGGGGACGGGATGGCCACGATCGAGGCGATCCGGGAGCTGAAGCGGCGGCATCCGGCGGTGCAGACCACGCTCGGGTTGTCGAACATCTCCTTCGGCCTGAACCCAGCTGCCCGGATCCTGCTGAATTCGGTGTTCCTGGACGAGTGCGTGAAGGCGGGGCTGGACTCGGCGATCGTGCATGCGTCGAAGATCCTGCCGATCGCGCGGTTCGACGCGGAGCAGGTGGATACGGCGCTCGACCTGATCTACGACCGGCGCCGTGAGGGCTACGACCCGTTGCAGAAGCTGATGGGGTTGTTCGAGGGGGCCACGGCGAAGTCGCTGCGGGCGGGCAAGGCGGAGGAACTGGCCGCGCTGCCGCTTGAGGAGCGGCTCAAGCGGCGGATCGTCGACGGCGAGCGCAAGGGCCTGGAATCCGATCTGGATGCGGCGCTGCGGACGCGCCCGGCGCTGGACATCGTCAACGAGACGCTTCTGGACGGGATGAAGGTGGTCGGGGAGCTGTTCGGTTCGGGCCGGATGCAGTTGCCGTTCGTGCTGCAGTCCGCTGAGGTGATGAAGGCGGCGGTGGCCTATCTGGAGCCGCACATGGAGAAGTCCGACTCAGCGGGCAAGGGCACGATCGTGCTGGCCACCGTGCGCGGTGACGTGCATGACATCGGTAAGAACCTGGTCGACATCATCTTGTCGAACAACGGCTACCACGTGGTCAACCTGGGGATCAAGCAACCGGTGTCCGCGATCGTGGAGGCGGCCGAGGAGCACCGGGCCGATGTGATCGGCATGTCGGGGCTGCTGGTGAAGTCCACGGTGATCATGAAGGAGAACCTGCAGGAGCTGAACCAGCGCGGGCTGGCCGCCCGGTTCCCGGTCATCCTCGGTGGTGCCGCCCTGACCCGCGCCTACGTCGAGCAGGACCTGCACGAGGTCTACGACGGCGAGGTCCGCTACGCCCGGGACGCTTTCGAAGGCCTGAGCTTGATGGACGCTCTGATCGGCGTCAAGCGCGGGGTGCCGGGAGCCAAGCTGCCGGAGCTGCGCCAGCGCCGGGTCCGCCCGTCGGCGGCAGCAGCGGTGGTGGAGGGGGCGGAGCCCGCGCGCGAGGGGCACGTCCGCTCCGACGTCGTCACCGACAACCCCGTACCCGTCCCGCCTTTCTGGGGCACCCGCATCGTCAAGGGCATCCAGCTCAGGGAGTATGCGAGCTGGCTCGACGAGGGCGCTCTGTTCAAGGGCCAGTGGGGGCTGAAGCAGGCGCGTACCGGGGAGGGACCCTCATACGAGGACCTGGTGGAGGGCGAGGGTCGGCCGCGCCTTCGCGGCCTGCTCGACCGACTGCACAGCGACAACCTCCTGGAAGCGGCCGTGGTCTACGGTTACTTCCCCTGCGTGTCCAAGGACGACGACCTGATCATCCTGGACGAGGCCGGTCATGAACGCACCCGGTTCACCTTCCCCCGTCAGCGCCGGGGCCGGCGCCTGTGCCTGGCCGACTTCTTCCGCCCCGAGGAATCGGGCGAGACCGACGTCGTGGGCCTGCAGGTCGTCACCGTCGGCTCCCGCATCGGTGAGGAGACCGCCCGGCTCTTCGCCTCCAACGCCTACCGCGACTACCTCGAACTGCACGGCCTGTCCGTCCAGCTGGCCGAGGCGCTGGCCGAGTACTGGCACGCCCGGGTCCGCGCCGAACTCGGCTTCGCCGGCCAGGACCCGGCGGCCATCGAGGACATGTTCGCCCTGAAATACCGTGGTGCCCGCTTCTCCCTGGGCTACGGCGCCTGCCCCGACCTGGAGGACCGCGCCAAGATCGCCGACCTGCTCGAACCCGAACGGATCGGCGTCCACCTCTCCGAGGAATTCCAGCTCCACCCCGAACAGTCCACCGACGCCATCGTCCTCCACCACCCCGAGGCAAAGTACTTCAACGCCCGCTGA
- a CDS encoding IclR family transcriptional regulator produces MARNIQSLERAAAMLRLLAGGERRLGLSDIASSLGLAKGTAHGILRTLQQEGFVEQDDASGRYQLGAELLRLGTTYLDVHELRARALVWTDDLARSSGESVYLGVLHQHGVLIVHHVFRPDDSRQVLEIGAMQPLHSTALGKVLSAYDPVAHSEVLEADRKAFTDRTVCDPGDFEHILDITRARGYAADVEETWEGVASIAAPIHDRRRMPVGAVAITGAVERLYREGELRPELIAAVRDCARAVSRDLGAGRF; encoded by the coding sequence ATGGCACGGAACATCCAGTCGCTCGAACGGGCGGCCGCGATGCTGCGGCTGCTCGCGGGCGGCGAGCGGCGGCTCGGCCTCTCGGACATCGCCTCGTCACTGGGACTCGCCAAAGGCACCGCCCACGGCATTCTGCGCACCCTCCAGCAGGAGGGATTCGTGGAACAGGACGACGCCTCCGGGCGCTACCAACTGGGGGCGGAACTGCTGCGCCTGGGCACCACCTACCTCGATGTGCACGAGTTGCGGGCCCGGGCCCTGGTGTGGACCGACGACCTGGCCCGGTCCAGCGGGGAGAGCGTGTACCTGGGCGTCCTGCACCAACACGGCGTGCTGATCGTGCACCACGTCTTCCGGCCGGACGATAGCCGGCAGGTGCTGGAGATCGGCGCCATGCAGCCGCTGCACTCCACCGCGCTGGGCAAGGTCCTCTCCGCCTACGACCCGGTGGCGCACAGCGAGGTGCTGGAAGCCGACCGGAAGGCGTTCACGGACCGCACGGTGTGCGATCCGGGCGACTTCGAGCACATCCTCGACATCACGCGTGCACGTGGCTACGCGGCCGACGTGGAGGAGACCTGGGAGGGCGTGGCGTCCATCGCCGCCCCCATCCACGACCGGCGCCGCATGCCCGTGGGCGCGGTGGCCATCACCGGGGCCGTGGAGCGACTGTACCGGGAGGGCGAACTGCGCCCCGAACTGATCGCGGCGGTACGCGACTGTGCCCGGGCCGTGTCCAGGGACCTGGGCGCGGGACGTTTCTGA